The genomic segment CGAATCAGGGAGGTGAGCATGCGGATGTGCAGATTTTGGTTGGTGTTGATCTCACTGATCACAAAGGGGGCCACCAGCCGGTCTGAAAGCATATAGTGGCCCCGGCGAATGTAGCGGGTGCGTTCGATAAACCGCTGATAGACGCTTTTGCCGTGGGCCCGGTCGATGGGGCTGTAGGCCATGAGCAGCACCGCATCGGCTGAAACCAGCCTGGCATGGTGCTGAACAAAAAAATCCTCCTTGCCACCGATGATACAGGCATACTCTTCTACCGGGGCGTGGTGGGTCGGGCAGAGGTCACAGGCGATACATCGGGCGATCTTTTCTTCTGTGAGATCAATCACATCGAAGGCAACGTCCGCATTTTTTGACTGTTCGATATAGCGCTGAACGTACGCCTGCCCCCTTTTATCGGCGCTATCCTGAACGATCCAGATGCCCACGCGCACCGGCTCCTTCATGCGCCATTTGACCCCCTCACTCAAAGCACCAGCCACCCGTGCCAGACGCTTACCGCTGCCGATGGCGGTGTTGAGGCCGTAGCTGTCCTTCCACACCGTGCCCACATCCCCCGCTTGCAGGGTGCCGCCATATTGGGCGGTGGTTTCGGCGGAGTTGCCCAGAGCCAGCATGTTGAGGTTGGATAGATCGATGATCTGATAGATCAGGGAGGTTTCCTGGCCCCCATTGCGCTTGGCCCCGACACTCACCCCGGCATAGACCCGCCCCTGACAGTGACGTTTGAGATCGGGATCGTGGCGAAGGAGTTCGATAAATTCGTGGAGCAGGGAGGAGCGGTCGCCAAAATAGACCGGGCCTGAAATCAACAAAGCGTCCGCCGCCAGCACCACCTGCTTGAGTTGATCGATGTTTTTCGGCTCACCGCTCATGGGAAAGTGCGACGCCAGCCCCACATGTCGAATCCGGGCCCCTTCCTGGCAGGCCCCCCACAACGCCGCAGCCAACCCCGCCTCGGAGTTGGAAAGCCCTTTGTCACCAGGGTTTTTTCGTAAATTACGGTAGATCATGTCGAAGGGGAGATTTTCTTTGCGACCAGCTGCGAGAAACGCCTCCACCTGAAAGGCGCTCTGCTCCTTGAGATAGTCCACCAGCGCTTCCTGGCTCTTCAGCTCCTGAATCTCTTCGACCAGAGCGTCACTGCCCCGTCCGAAACGGGCGTTACGCAGGGAGCCGACAACCCCAAGAATCGTGACATTTTTCCGTGACATGGTGGGAGTCCTGGTCCAAAATTTTTATTGGATCCTCTTAAGAATCCAATATTTGCGGGCCAACCTGGATGGTGCGTCAGAGAGCACCACAACGCCCAGGCATCACCGAAAGGCCCAGGAGTGGTTCGGATCCGGTGACGGAATCGACCTCAAAAGGCGGCATAACGAAAGAGTTGCAGATCACTCGCGGCCAGTACAAAAAAATGGATATGGACAGCCAACGTCGTGACCATGATCGTCAACCAAAAGATATAATGAACCAGATAGCGCATGGGTTTTCCTCGTGTGCCACGCCATGTTAACCCGCCTTCACGAACGGACACAACGCCTCTTTCCGCTTGGTTTTTTCAAGCCAAGCCTGCCTCCGCTGCTGGCTGCCCTGGCGACGGTTCTGGGGGGGATTCTCCTGCTGCCCCATGTCGCCCTTCCCTTTATCACCACCTATGCCGAACGCACGGATGATCACCTGCGCAGCGCCTGGCATGTGGAGAGGCTGGTGCATCGCTTCAAACCCCGGGGAGAGGCCAACGTCATCATACTGGGGGGCTCCCAGGTGATGCAGGGATTTCCATCCTCCGAAAGGATGGCTGAGATCTATCAACAGCGCTACCGGGAGC from the Magnetococcales bacterium genome contains:
- a CDS encoding NAD(P)H-dependent oxidoreductase, coding for MSRKNVTILGVVGSLRNARFGRGSDALVEEIQELKSQEALVDYLKEQSAFQVEAFLAAGRKENLPFDMIYRNLRKNPGDKGLSNSEAGLAAALWGACQEGARIRHVGLASHFPMSGEPKNIDQLKQVVLAADALLISGPVYFGDRSSLLHEFIELLRHDPDLKRHCQGRVYAGVSVGAKRNGGQETSLIYQIIDLSNLNMLALGNSAETTAQYGGTLQAGDVGTVWKDSYGLNTAIGSGKRLARVAGALSEGVKWRMKEPVRVGIWIVQDSADKRGQAYVQRYIEQSKNADVAFDVIDLTEEKIARCIACDLCPTHHAPVEEYACIIGGKEDFFVQHHARLVSADAVLLMAYSPIDRAHGKSVYQRFIERTRYIRRGHYMLSDRLVAPFVISEINTNQNLHIRMLTSLIRHHAILHHPIIGLEQNGALLNMDYSHHQFELFLQSAVQTTIARIGAQAQRPDTQYNPIGYVISPERDQMDAESGRLTALAREKRENQQAEKTRRLEALE